Proteins from one Candidatus Binatia bacterium genomic window:
- a CDS encoding alpha/beta fold hydrolase, translating into MKALWILRDRYDILLLDNRGIGESHSLDCSTIYSQANPAPYYMELWPSTALRACREREARISNLSQYVTDNAVDDLNDLRAELGYRKIVLFGDSGGTYFSLMYMRRHPASVESALLNGVAPPHLLIVPLPDAHAAQLAVNNLIRECASDGECHAHFPLLEQHFAALLTRLNRGPIAITIRNESTHRLQQVLLSKEVFADRMRQALYSSGFGKYVPLAVEDAYRGNDLALGELIDSVTLFFAHILDTGANLSYTCAEYVPFITPAMMARTSAGSFMGDLRVRAQQRACAIWSVRPVPASENTIVSSTLPVLMVSGTNDPASPAIFAQQELPYLPNAQLVLQRGAGHTDDSDCTVGLEVDFILAHSARGLDAASCAGSWHRPPFVYSLPGT; encoded by the coding sequence ATGAAGGCGCTCTGGATTCTACGTGACCGCTACGACATTCTGCTGCTCGACAATCGGGGCATAGGCGAGTCGCATTCACTCGACTGCAGCACCATCTATTCACAAGCAAATCCAGCGCCGTACTATATGGAACTGTGGCCGTCGACAGCCTTGCGTGCATGCCGCGAGCGCGAGGCTCGGATCAGCAACTTGAGCCAGTACGTTACGGACAATGCGGTCGACGATCTCAACGACCTCCGCGCAGAGCTTGGATATCGGAAGATCGTGCTCTTTGGCGACTCGGGTGGAACCTATTTCTCTCTGATGTATATGCGGCGCCACCCCGCGAGCGTCGAGAGCGCCCTGCTCAACGGTGTCGCACCACCGCACCTGTTGATCGTCCCGCTTCCCGACGCGCACGCGGCCCAGCTTGCTGTCAACAACCTTATCCGCGAATGCGCGTCGGACGGCGAATGCCACGCCCACTTTCCGCTCCTGGAGCAGCATTTTGCAGCGCTACTGACGCGTCTCAACCGCGGCCCGATTGCAATCACCATTCGAAATGAGAGCACTCATCGGCTGCAGCAGGTCCTGCTTTCAAAAGAAGTCTTCGCGGATCGGATGCGACAGGCGCTTTACTCCTCCGGATTCGGCAAATACGTGCCGCTTGCGGTCGAGGACGCATACCGCGGTAACGATCTAGCCTTGGGTGAACTGATTGATAGCGTGACGCTTTTTTTTGCGCACATCCTAGATACCGGTGCGAACCTTTCATACACCTGCGCCGAATATGTACCATTCATTACCCCCGCGATGATGGCGCGTACGAGCGCAGGATCGTTCATGGGCGATTTGCGCGTGCGCGCTCAACAACGCGCCTGTGCAATTTGGAGCGTACGGCCCGTGCCGGCATCGGAGAACACGATTGTCAGCAGCACGCTACCGGTACTCATGGTTTCCGGCACGAACGATCCTGCAAGCCCGGCCATCTTCGCGCAGCAGGAGCTGCCGTATCTACCGAACGCGCAGCTCGTGTTGCAGCGCGGAGCAGGGCACACCGACGATTCCGACTGCACCGTTGGGCTGGAAGTGGACTTCATACTCGCGCATTCTGCAAGAGGGCTTGATGCCGCGTCCTGCGCCGGCTCGTGGCACCGTCCGCCATTCGTGTATTCGTTGCCAGGCACGTGA
- a CDS encoding heparan-alpha-glucosaminide N-acetyltransferase domain-containing protein, with translation MDILRGLAIVFMALDHARDFTSNISFEPEDLTHTFPALFFTRWVTHYSAPVFFFLAGTGAYLMLSRTGSIRAVSRFLWTRGLWLILVEFTIVWFAWTFLFPGHLFGVLASLGVSMILLAALIRLPIPWLAGISLLVICAHDLLDPITVHSVGSLGWIWALLHARTVVVLPVINWPTFVLFPLIPLAFVMSAGFAFGTVMSRSTEERVRIAAVIGCAATVSFLILRGFNLYGNPAAAFAASSPGPWHPRGTLAMSVVSFLDVEKYPTSLQFLLMTLGPALILLAVVDRVTSRGRVPTLLRPILVFGQVPFFFYVLHLFVIHLAAIGIFVTIGAPIGWLLHGGFFAAQPPAGLGLSLPEVWLFWLAVVAALYFPCAAFARYKKLHDDWWLSYL, from the coding sequence ATGGACATCCTCCGAGGTCTTGCCATCGTATTCATGGCGCTCGATCACGCCCGAGACTTCACGTCGAACATTTCCTTTGAGCCGGAGGACCTCACGCACACATTCCCGGCGCTGTTTTTCACGCGTTGGGTGACGCATTACAGCGCGCCAGTCTTTTTCTTCTTGGCAGGAACCGGAGCATATTTGATGTTGTCCAGGACAGGATCGATCCGCGCCGTGTCGCGTTTTCTTTGGACACGGGGGCTCTGGCTGATCCTCGTCGAGTTCACAATCGTGTGGTTCGCTTGGACGTTTCTCTTCCCCGGACATCTTTTCGGCGTTTTAGCGTCACTCGGCGTGTCCATGATCTTGCTCGCGGCTTTGATTCGCCTCCCCATACCATGGCTCGCCGGCATTTCATTGCTAGTGATATGTGCGCACGACTTGCTCGATCCGATAACAGTGCACTCCGTCGGCAGCCTAGGTTGGATCTGGGCGCTCTTGCACGCGCGCACTGTGGTAGTGTTGCCTGTCATCAACTGGCCCACATTTGTGTTATTCCCGCTGATCCCGCTTGCGTTCGTGATGTCCGCGGGGTTTGCTTTTGGCACTGTGATGAGCCGCAGTACCGAGGAGCGGGTAAGAATAGCTGCAGTGATAGGGTGCGCCGCTACAGTGTCGTTCCTAATACTTCGTGGATTCAATCTGTATGGCAACCCCGCCGCGGCATTCGCCGCTTCCTCGCCGGGGCCGTGGCATCCGCGAGGGACGTTGGCCATGTCGGTCGTCTCGTTCTTGGACGTCGAAAAGTATCCGACCTCGCTGCAGTTTCTGTTGATGACGCTCGGTCCGGCGCTGATACTACTCGCCGTCGTCGACCGCGTGACGTCGCGAGGGCGCGTTCCCACGCTATTGCGCCCGATACTCGTATTCGGGCAAGTGCCATTTTTTTTCTACGTGCTTCACCTCTTCGTGATCCATCTTGCCGCGATTGGGATCTTTGTCACTATAGGCGCTCCCATCGGTTGGCTTTTGCACGGCGGATTTTTTGCGGCTCAGCCACCAGCCGGACTCGGACTCTCATTGCCAGAAGTGTGGTTGTTTTGGCTTGCCGTCGTTGCCGCTTTATATTTTCCGTGCGCCGCTTTTGCGCGTTACAAGAAGCTGCACGATGACTGGTGGCTAAGCTACCTATGA
- a CDS encoding sigma factor-like helix-turn-helix DNA-binding protein: protein MLRYFEDLSSREIASILRIHDGAVRFRLMVAKLRLRQLLGGFQRFYRFRRRGDDQCIPNLRQCASMHGQASPCRRSR from the coding sequence GTGCTTCGTTACTTCGAGGATCTTTCGAGCCGCGAGATTGCTTCGATCCTGAGAATACACGACGGTGCTGTGCGCTTTCGGCTCATGGTCGCCAAGCTACGATTGCGTCAGCTGCTAGGAGGTTTTCAAAGATTCTACAGATTCCGCCGGCGAGGTGATGACCAATGCATTCCGAATTTGAGACAATGTGCGAGCATGCACGGGCAAGCATCTCCGTGCCGGAGATCCCGCTGA
- a CDS encoding PhzF family phenazine biosynthesis protein → MPFQGNLLAVFPYTPSTVDSTTMQRIARELNLSETTFILPEESSERGTRVRIFSPTSEMEFAGHPTTGTAFVMRRLAIVAADSQCFVLNENVGRVPVRIDEGGNPITWLTTPPIEKLAEYPRESCASMLGLGENQLIADVPCELLSAGNPNSYIAVHNPAIVDEAWLDSTALSQVVSDRTSPTCVFVFAPTKSGAYSRMFSPQLGIAEDPATGSATGPLTLFMMKHRLISSDDGTRFTSEQGVKMGRRSLIHVQVHGKMGADGIEVGGQVAEVATATMRLHTPSLA, encoded by the coding sequence ATACCGTTCCAGGGAAACCTCTTAGCGGTCTTCCCCTATACGCCCTCAACAGTCGATTCGACCACAATGCAACGGATCGCTCGAGAGCTGAACCTATCGGAAACAACGTTCATACTTCCCGAGGAGTCGAGCGAACGCGGCACGCGCGTCCGGATTTTTTCGCCGACATCCGAAATGGAGTTTGCAGGGCACCCGACGACCGGAACGGCGTTCGTTATGCGGCGCCTGGCGATCGTGGCGGCGGATTCACAGTGCTTTGTTTTGAACGAAAACGTCGGACGGGTTCCCGTTCGAATCGATGAAGGGGGCAATCCGATAACTTGGCTAACGACTCCGCCGATTGAAAAGCTCGCGGAATATCCGCGTGAGAGCTGCGCGTCTATGTTGGGGCTGGGCGAAAACCAGCTCATCGCCGATGTTCCGTGCGAGCTACTCTCGGCCGGCAATCCCAACAGCTATATAGCGGTCCATAATCCGGCGATCGTAGATGAAGCTTGGCTCGATTCGACGGCGCTCTCGCAAGTGGTAAGCGATCGCACTTCCCCGACCTGCGTCTTTGTCTTTGCCCCTACGAAATCAGGTGCGTACTCGCGCATGTTTTCGCCACAGCTCGGGATAGCCGAAGACCCCGCAACCGGCAGCGCCACGGGGCCTCTCACACTCTTCATGATGAAACACAGACTTATTTCCTCGGACGATGGTACTCGTTTTACCAGTGAACAGGGCGTGAAAATGGGGCGACGAAGTCTAATCCACGTGCAGGTGCATGGCAAAATGGGTGCCGATGGCATTGAAGTCGGTGGCCAGGTTGCGGAGGTTGCGACGGCAACGATGCGTTTACACACTCCCTCCCTCGCGTGA
- a CDS encoding antibiotic biosynthesis monooxygenase, with product MDNTILRIWHVWASKEKADAFHDLFEEVIGTKIRAQHIDGFQDIQLVRRDVDGDVEFLIIMRFDSIDAIKAFAGDNYENAIVPEKARAVLGHWDASALIFRRVAIIAQ from the coding sequence ATGGACAACACTATCCTTCGGATATGGCACGTCTGGGCTTCCAAAGAAAAGGCCGATGCATTTCATGACCTGTTTGAGGAAGTGATCGGCACGAAGATTCGAGCCCAGCACATCGACGGCTTTCAGGATATTCAACTGGTACGCCGTGACGTTGACGGGGACGTCGAGTTTCTGATCATCATGCGATTTGATTCCATCGATGCCATCAAGGCGTTTGCCGGCGACAATTACGAGAATGCGATCGTCCCGGAGAAGGCGCGAGCGGTCCTCGGTCACTGGGATGCCAGCGCGCTTATTTTTCGGCGCGTTGCAATCATTGCGCAGTAA
- a CDS encoding MarR family transcriptional regulator: MRKAIARHHKDVKPTAEFVGYVGSLHRAIHSIGLFLESALEGRLSQPEAMVLLHLWGNPDSTINDVHRAFLHRRSTLTSVLDRLESKQILERTISKDDRRNFVLKLTKSGRELAARVAESLVTLENSVNARKAECASAWRLLEKTALEAAELVGE, encoded by the coding sequence ATGCGAAAAGCAATCGCGCGACACCATAAGGATGTCAAGCCTACTGCGGAGTTCGTTGGATACGTCGGGTCGCTGCACCGCGCCATTCACAGCATAGGTTTATTCCTTGAAAGCGCGCTGGAAGGTAGGCTCTCTCAGCCCGAGGCCATGGTCCTCCTACACCTCTGGGGCAATCCCGACTCGACGATTAATGACGTGCATCGCGCATTTCTTCATCGCCGTTCTACGCTGACGAGCGTCCTCGATCGCCTGGAATCGAAGCAGATCTTGGAGCGGACCATTAGTAAAGACGATCGCCGCAATTTCGTACTCAAGCTTACGAAGTCTGGGCGAGAGCTCGCCGCGCGAGTAGCAGAATCCCTCGTCACGCTCGAAAACAGCGTGAACGCACGAAAGGCGGAATGCGCGTCGGCCTGGCGTCTTCTCGAGAAGACCGCCCTGGAGGCGGCCGAACTCGTGGGCGAATGA
- a CDS encoding LysR family transcriptional regulator, with the protein MIAPLTSVRDNGQRLSASVLDLRLLQTFCSVMENGSMNAAANELGYAQSTVTQHIQQLENQVGIELFQRNGKRLIATEAGRLLRDSAVGLLRHASDVRTSLAQFASGVSGNVRLGCVEPFVNVHLARILREFVRDSESVMVSVEVSAEQALYRSLRSGTLDFLIASETYKTEDIAFESLLIESLCYLLPAEHRLASYREIGLADLAGEPLIVEDSQATRRVLGKAFLHPSCSPLPFITINSLEGRKAAVQAGLGIAIVPASGVTPPPPKTVLRRPVGWDAIMKIGVARRKGVDATPATQRLERMLRAFLAQHRERTVVVSTEKPSTLGTKPDCQIDIHP; encoded by the coding sequence CTGATTGCGCCTTTAACCTCGGTTCGAGACAACGGCCAGCGGCTCTCTGCCTCTGTTCTCGATCTGCGGCTGCTGCAGACGTTTTGTTCCGTCATGGAGAACGGAAGTATGAACGCGGCCGCCAACGAATTGGGATACGCGCAGTCGACGGTCACGCAGCATATTCAGCAGCTTGAAAATCAGGTTGGCATCGAACTGTTTCAACGAAACGGTAAACGACTCATCGCCACGGAGGCAGGGCGGCTTCTCAGAGACTCGGCAGTGGGTCTGCTTCGTCACGCGAGCGACGTGCGGACGTCATTGGCGCAGTTCGCTTCGGGCGTTAGCGGCAACGTGCGGCTTGGCTGCGTCGAACCATTCGTTAACGTGCACCTAGCCCGTATTTTGCGGGAGTTTGTTCGGGATTCGGAGTCGGTTATGGTCTCAGTAGAAGTCAGCGCCGAGCAGGCGTTGTATCGTTCGTTACGCTCAGGGACTCTAGACTTTCTTATTGCTTCGGAGACGTATAAAACTGAGGACATCGCCTTCGAGTCATTGCTGATTGAGTCATTGTGCTATCTCCTGCCGGCTGAGCATCGGTTGGCAAGTTATCGGGAGATTGGGTTGGCCGACCTTGCTGGAGAGCCCCTTATCGTGGAGGATTCTCAAGCCACGCGTCGTGTACTTGGCAAGGCCTTTTTGCACCCTTCTTGCTCGCCGCTCCCTTTCATCACGATTAATTCGCTAGAAGGGCGCAAAGCTGCGGTGCAGGCAGGCTTAGGCATCGCGATCGTGCCGGCGAGCGGGGTAACGCCGCCACCGCCCAAGACGGTGCTTCGCCGACCCGTTGGATGGGATGCCATAATGAAGATCGGTGTTGCGAGGCGGAAAGGAGTGGACGCTACACCGGCCACGCAACGGCTGGAGCGGATGCTGCGCGCTTTCCTAGCGCAGCACCGGGAGAGAACTGTCGTGGTGTCGACCGAAAAGCCGTCGACCCTTGGCACGAAACCGGACTGCCAAATCGACATCCATCCTTAG
- a CDS encoding PhzF family phenazine biosynthesis protein encodes MRVVHTQVFAANPGGGNPCPVVTDAAALSDTAMLGLARRFGLDTVFILPAQRGGSIRMRYFVPDHEMGVSGHATIAGVSVAVGGRSSVGRILVETITGDFDVTVIDGEHDPLVTLEQLPPTFGKLADPTDVARVLNIEPSDVVTDRGPVQSVSVSRPKLIVPLKDWRILNSLKPDYDALWCLCESTGVTGIYPFTRQTNKLHADVEARQFPLRAGFLEDAATGVAAGALGGYFAKYDTDCAPGQYYVQVAQGYAMGAPSSIQVIVENRDGTTIRTAVQGSARVVTEEEIAI; translated from the coding sequence GTGAGAGTCGTCCACACTCAAGTCTTCGCAGCAAACCCCGGAGGGGGAAACCCCTGCCCCGTCGTGACCGATGCTGCCGCGTTGTCTGATACGGCGATGCTTGGATTGGCCCGCCGTTTCGGACTTGACACGGTGTTCATTTTGCCGGCGCAGCGCGGCGGTAGTATCCGCATGCGATATTTCGTTCCTGACCACGAAATGGGTGTGTCTGGTCACGCTACCATCGCTGGCGTCAGCGTTGCCGTGGGAGGTAGGTCCTCGGTAGGGCGGATTCTCGTGGAAACCATAACTGGGGATTTCGACGTGACGGTTATCGACGGAGAACACGACCCACTCGTAACGTTGGAGCAGCTTCCGCCCACGTTCGGCAAACTCGCCGATCCAACTGACGTCGCTCGCGTGCTGAACATCGAGCCTAGCGACGTTGTAACCGATCGGGGCCCCGTTCAATCAGTTTCAGTGTCTCGACCGAAACTCATCGTTCCGCTTAAAGATTGGCGCATCCTAAACTCCTTGAAGCCGGATTATGACGCATTGTGGTGTCTTTGTGAATCAACGGGTGTGACCGGAATATATCCCTTTACGCGGCAAACAAATAAGCTCCATGCAGACGTCGAGGCTCGGCAGTTTCCACTGCGGGCTGGATTCCTAGAGGATGCCGCAACGGGAGTTGCGGCTGGAGCGTTGGGGGGATACTTCGCCAAGTATGATACAGACTGCGCTCCCGGCCAGTATTACGTTCAAGTCGCTCAGGGTTACGCGATGGGGGCACCGAGTTCGATTCAGGTCATCGTCGAAAACCGTGACGGTACTACCATTCGCACCGCAGTCCAGGGTTCGGCTCGGGTTGTAACCGAGGAAGAGATCGCTATCTGA
- a CDS encoding NIPSNAP family protein, with translation MSDKPAAAQYSEVITEIRTYQLKVGRREEFLQCFHTKVAPLFRSVGIAFVGPFCDLEKSDTIVWLRTFPSLSHREQMLKAFHECDEWESLRVVTGDMIEGISQTIVLLPSGMLSGPVSAER, from the coding sequence ATGAGCGATAAGCCCGCGGCGGCGCAGTATAGTGAAGTAATAACAGAGATCCGCACATATCAGCTCAAAGTGGGCCGTCGCGAAGAGTTTCTACAATGTTTTCACACTAAGGTAGCACCGCTTTTCCGTTCGGTTGGAATAGCATTCGTCGGGCCATTTTGCGACCTTGAAAAGAGCGATACGATTGTTTGGCTGAGAACGTTCCCATCGCTCAGCCATCGCGAACAAATGCTGAAGGCGTTCCATGAGTGCGATGAATGGGAAAGCCTAAGAGTGGTCACCGGCGACATGATCGAAGGCATAAGTCAGACCATTGTACTGCTGCCTTCGGGGATGTTGAGCGGCCCTGTGAGCGCGGAGAGATGA
- a CDS encoding aminotransferase class I/II-fold pyridoxal phosphate-dependent enzyme, with product MELKPFALDIWMDTYAHDIDFDLGGSTGPVWTANEILDLADEAQRERYLNHELTYGRASGSLGLRAAIAEMHAVDEECVQIVAGASEALLILFWLAAAPGANVVLPQSGFPTFSTLPESLGVETRFYKIRRQNGFQIDIAEIKALTDSNTTLVLVNNPHNPTGTTLSDAEMNVLHDFTSARGITLVSDEVYHPIYHGAATQSAVRLQNATVVSDFSKAFPLAGTRAGWIVERDARRREAYKNARSYFSVSNSSAGEILAEVAVRAREKVWGKTQETATRNLAALDAFMAERRDTFGWIPPRGGLTAYPWLRSGEGTRAFCRAAAEHGVLLVPGDCFGEPEHFRIGFGAAGGRFADALNRLATLDQVIDAALPR from the coding sequence ATGGAGCTCAAACCATTCGCGCTCGATATCTGGATGGACACCTACGCTCACGACATCGACTTCGATCTCGGCGGCAGCACGGGACCCGTGTGGACCGCGAACGAAATTCTGGACCTAGCCGACGAAGCCCAGCGCGAACGCTATTTGAATCACGAACTGACCTACGGGCGCGCTTCCGGTTCCCTCGGGTTGCGCGCGGCGATCGCCGAGATGCACGCTGTCGATGAAGAATGCGTCCAGATCGTTGCAGGCGCTTCTGAAGCTCTGCTCATTCTCTTCTGGCTCGCAGCGGCACCCGGAGCGAACGTCGTTCTTCCGCAATCCGGTTTCCCGACGTTCTCGACCTTACCCGAATCGCTCGGAGTCGAGACGCGCTTTTACAAGATTCGGCGCCAGAACGGATTCCAAATCGACATTGCCGAGATCAAAGCGCTGACCGATAGCAACACCACGCTCGTTCTCGTCAATAACCCGCACAACCCGACCGGCACTACGTTGAGCGATGCCGAGATGAATGTCTTGCACGATTTTACGTCCGCACGCGGCATCACGCTCGTCAGCGACGAGGTCTACCATCCGATCTATCACGGGGCCGCTACGCAATCGGCGGTGCGATTACAGAACGCGACGGTCGTCAGCGATTTCTCGAAAGCGTTTCCGCTAGCCGGAACCCGAGCGGGGTGGATCGTGGAACGCGACGCACGCCGCCGCGAAGCCTATAAGAACGCGCGATCCTATTTTTCGGTCTCGAACTCCTCGGCCGGCGAAATATTGGCCGAAGTTGCGGTGCGCGCGCGCGAGAAAGTCTGGGGGAAGACGCAGGAGACGGCGACCCGTAATCTTGCTGCGCTCGACGCGTTTATGGCGGAGCGCCGCGATACGTTCGGCTGGATCCCGCCGCGCGGCGGATTGACGGCTTATCCGTGGCTGCGATCGGGCGAGGGCACGCGAGCGTTTTGCCGTGCGGCGGCCGAGCACGGCGTGCTGCTCGTACCAGGCGATTGTTTCGGCGAGCCTGAGCACTTCCGTATCGGATTCGGCGCGGCCGGCGGCCGCTTCGCGGACGCGTTGAATCGGTTAGCTACGCTGGATCAGGTGATCGATGCTGCGTTGCCGCGCTAA
- a CDS encoding S9 family peptidase: MRYRDIVTTLAAALLPCMASAQTRPVAAEDLFKMTFLNAALLSPDGAHVLVGTKKMNGPKNSYERAIDLIEVRTGAITANVTGKIGDGDYAWMPDGASFVFIRRAPGAMPQLYRYTLGTKQVVQLTRLAPGVSSPVVSHDGKHIALSVNSPDAQPNTYVDFTKAGFEPTDEEKKSDIRTIDRLFFETNGQGYTYQDHLHIWIVDADGGNAKQLTFGRWSEAFDAWSPDDRTILFDSLQRESVDQGPNDVYIVSANGGQPSKLPSEDVANNGLFYSVDGNRILTFRSGVTDNAAYASLDSTKIDGNDAQTIVAKNTVSWGDSVLGDMREDGGLCMRPLPNGKQALVNVDGPGYSNLRIVDLANGELTDVTAPKGEAWSCSISADGKTAAYLYSDFTHPADVYVADLATGETRQLTNVNAAYLALVTLSTPQEFWVDVPAGQSQGPNAKVQAWFMPATGGTRGTKHATLLEIHGGPELQFGDTFFQEFQYYASLGYNIVFTDPAGSTGHGYAFEEALESDFGDAMFADVEAAMNVAVERPDVDSDRLGVLGGSYGGYAVLWVIAHTNRYKAAVGERVGSFLQSENLAADFAGKNGLGGGYYTWGPPWDPASTSYAKFSPLTYVENVRASLLILHSDLDTRATIDQTLQEFTALKILGRDVTYVAVPNENHNLSRTGSPIHRVERLNLIAGWLANYLHP, from the coding sequence GTGAGATATCGGGACATCGTCACAACGTTGGCAGCCGCGTTGCTTCCCTGCATGGCCTCGGCGCAGACCAGGCCGGTCGCAGCTGAGGACCTCTTCAAAATGACGTTCTTGAATGCGGCGCTGCTGTCGCCCGATGGAGCGCACGTCCTCGTCGGGACGAAGAAAATGAACGGGCCAAAGAACTCCTACGAGCGCGCCATCGATCTGATCGAAGTCCGCACCGGCGCGATAACCGCCAACGTCACCGGAAAAATTGGCGACGGCGACTACGCGTGGATGCCCGACGGCGCGAGCTTCGTGTTCATTCGAAGGGCACCTGGGGCCATGCCGCAGCTCTACCGCTACACGTTAGGCACCAAGCAGGTCGTGCAGCTCACGCGCCTCGCGCCAGGTGTTTCGTCGCCGGTCGTTTCCCACGACGGCAAACATATTGCGCTGTCGGTTAACTCGCCCGACGCGCAGCCGAACACATACGTGGATTTCACGAAAGCGGGTTTCGAGCCAACCGACGAGGAGAAGAAGAGCGACATCCGCACGATCGACCGGCTTTTTTTTGAGACCAACGGCCAAGGGTACACGTATCAGGATCATTTGCACATTTGGATCGTGGACGCCGACGGCGGCAACGCCAAGCAGCTCACGTTCGGACGCTGGAGCGAGGCGTTCGACGCCTGGTCACCCGACGACCGCACAATTCTGTTCGATTCACTGCAGCGCGAATCGGTCGACCAGGGACCGAACGACGTCTACATTGTGTCCGCTAACGGCGGTCAACCCTCAAAACTTCCATCAGAAGACGTCGCAAACAACGGGCTGTTCTATAGCGTGGACGGAAATCGCATTTTGACCTTTCGCAGCGGGGTCACCGATAATGCGGCGTATGCTTCGTTGGATTCGACAAAGATCGACGGCAACGACGCACAGACGATCGTTGCCAAGAACACCGTATCATGGGGCGATTCTGTGCTGGGCGACATGAGGGAAGACGGCGGACTGTGCATGCGGCCGCTGCCCAACGGGAAGCAGGCGCTGGTCAATGTCGACGGACCGGGATACTCGAACTTGCGAATCGTCGATCTGGCTAACGGCGAACTCACGGACGTGACCGCGCCCAAGGGCGAGGCATGGTCGTGCAGCATATCCGCTGACGGCAAAACGGCCGCCTATCTATACAGCGATTTTACCCATCCGGCCGACGTCTATGTGGCTGACCTGGCGACGGGCGAGACGCGCCAGCTCACCAACGTCAACGCCGCGTATTTGGCCTTGGTAACGCTCTCCACACCGCAAGAGTTCTGGGTCGACGTTCCGGCTGGCCAATCGCAAGGGCCCAATGCGAAGGTCCAGGCATGGTTTATGCCGGCGACAGGGGGTACGCGCGGCACAAAGCACGCGACGCTGCTCGAAATTCACGGCGGGCCGGAACTCCAGTTTGGTGATACGTTCTTTCAGGAGTTTCAATACTACGCGTCGCTGGGGTACAACATCGTCTTTACGGATCCAGCGGGCAGCACTGGGCATGGTTATGCTTTTGAAGAAGCGTTGGAAAGCGACTTCGGCGACGCGATGTTCGCCGATGTCGAGGCCGCGATGAACGTGGCCGTCGAGCGGCCCGACGTGGATAGCGATCGTTTGGGCGTGCTGGGCGGTTCGTACGGCGGTTACGCGGTGCTGTGGGTGATCGCGCATACCAATCGTTACAAGGCGGCGGTAGGTGAGCGCGTCGGCAGTTTCTTGCAGAGCGAAAACCTCGCCGCAGACTTCGCGGGCAAGAACGGATTGGGTGGTGGATATTACACCTGGGGCCCCCCGTGGGATCCAGCGAGCACCTCGTATGCAAAGTTCTCGCCGTTGACGTACGTCGAAAATGTCAGGGCGTCGCTTCTCATCTTGCACTCCGATCTCGATACGCGCGCGACGATCGACCAAACGCTCCAAGAGTTCACCGCGCTGAAGATTCTCGGGCGCGACGTCACGTACGTCGCGGTGCCTAACGAGAATCACAACCTTTCGCGGACGGGCTCGCCGATTCACCGGGTCGAACGGCTCAACCTGATCGCCGGCTGGCTCGCGAACTACCTGCATCCCTAG
- a CDS encoding MarR family winged helix-turn-helix transcriptional regulator, which yields MYDGVLQPLGMKLTQYGVLARLDRLVHCNLAELAEACDLDVTSLSRGLRPVIANGWVKSGQGKDDRTKRYELTAYGKQVLRKAFALWLKAQGRLHEVIGPEHIRALKGLCGILRGVCLG from the coding sequence ATGTACGACGGCGTTCTCCAGCCGCTGGGCATGAAGCTGACACAGTACGGCGTTCTCGCGCGCCTCGATCGACTGGTTCATTGCAACCTTGCGGAATTAGCGGAGGCGTGCGACCTTGATGTTACATCCCTGTCGCGGGGATTACGTCCCGTAATTGCCAACGGCTGGGTCAAGTCGGGACAGGGCAAGGATGATCGTACGAAGCGATATGAGCTAACGGCTTATGGCAAGCAAGTCCTGCGAAAGGCTTTCGCACTCTGGTTGAAAGCGCAGGGCCGCTTGCACGAGGTTATTGGGCCGGAACATATTCGAGCGCTCAAGGGTCTCTGCGGAATTCTAAGGGGAGTGTGTCTTGGCTAA